The Sphingomonas sanxanigenens DSM 19645 = NX02 genome includes a region encoding these proteins:
- a CDS encoding response regulator transcription factor, which produces MQILLVEDDERVAAHVAKGLRELGHIVDHQANGRDGLYRAVAERFDVIILDRMLPDMDGLTILRTIRATEDQTPVLILSALSEVDERVRGLRAGGDDYLAKPFALSELIARVDALGRRATAAPVEQAVLSVGDLSLDLVGRVVRRGGIRIDLTTREFRILEQLARNAGRVVTRSMLLETVWEYHFDPQTNIIDQHVSRLRQKVDRDFDRPLIHTVRGVGYSLREPE; this is translated from the coding sequence ATGCAGATACTTCTTGTCGAGGATGACGAGCGCGTCGCCGCCCATGTGGCCAAGGGACTGCGCGAGCTTGGCCATATCGTCGATCATCAGGCCAATGGCCGCGACGGTCTCTATCGCGCCGTGGCCGAGCGCTTCGACGTCATCATCCTCGATCGCATGCTGCCCGACATGGATGGCCTCACCATATTGCGCACGATCCGCGCCACCGAGGACCAGACCCCCGTACTGATCCTCAGCGCGCTCAGCGAGGTCGACGAACGGGTGCGCGGGCTTCGCGCCGGCGGTGACGATTATCTCGCCAAGCCCTTCGCGCTGTCTGAGCTGATCGCGCGCGTCGACGCGCTGGGCCGCCGTGCAACCGCAGCACCCGTGGAACAGGCAGTGCTGTCTGTCGGGGACCTCAGCCTGGACCTTGTCGGTCGCGTCGTGCGCCGCGGGGGAATCCGCATCGACCTCACGACCCGAGAGTTCCGCATCCTCGAACAGCTGGCGCGCAACGCGGGCCGCGTCGTTACCCGATCGATGCTGCTCGAGACAGTGTGGGAATATCATTTCGATCCGCAGACCAACATCATCGACCAGCATGTCAGCCGGCTCCGCCAGAAGGTGGATCGCGATTTCGATCGGCCGCTGATCCACACCGTCCGCGGCGTCGGCTATTCGCTGCGCGAGCCGGAGTGA
- a CDS encoding glycosyltransferase family 39 protein, with protein MEMKQASTAGTWPVLAIAYAILIVWIGVRALVAPVNHDESQYVAAAVLAPTHLIFRDFLSLQPPLHSWIMAPVVILGGTSLVALRLADAALAIAALALLHAALTAAGVSRCFAIATLFLAAACQPFQFAASVVRNDILPMALLCGALAAGLTACRRADWRRWALAGLLLGLAGSTKLSYGPPLVVAGLFLCWQALRGRMSAAAIPAFAIGGAIGLSPLLAGFLAQPEAFLYGTLEFGAEAPFDWYRANGLDHRLGPIGKLLDLLRYAALGPMLVALLALILFAFDRRRSDAGDPRRSWLCWMLAAGLIAAALPTPTQRQYLLPVLPPLFVLLGLAIEARWQSRPRIRQTVLILLGLSFGSGLVADGVILARGQPTAIAIDRHARWIGKTLAGNDGTLFTLSPEHAIASGRPIDPLSATGPFVLRSGTTIDRARAMALSVPTPETLPLLLDRCPPAAILTGYERGSRRFRIAPDEIVDRYARARGYRPLPVPDGQGTLFVRAGPRPVRC; from the coding sequence ATGGAAATGAAGCAGGCGTCGACTGCCGGCACATGGCCGGTTCTGGCGATCGCCTATGCCATATTGATCGTCTGGATCGGCGTGCGCGCGCTCGTCGCGCCGGTTAATCACGACGAGAGCCAGTATGTCGCTGCTGCCGTCCTCGCCCCAACGCACCTGATCTTCCGGGACTTTCTGTCGCTGCAGCCGCCATTGCACTCCTGGATCATGGCGCCGGTGGTGATACTGGGCGGCACCAGCCTGGTCGCGCTGCGGCTGGCCGATGCCGCGCTGGCGATCGCGGCGCTGGCGCTGCTCCATGCGGCGCTGACAGCCGCGGGCGTCTCGCGCTGTTTCGCCATCGCGACGCTGTTCCTTGCCGCCGCCTGCCAGCCCTTCCAGTTCGCCGCATCCGTCGTCCGCAACGACATCCTGCCGATGGCGTTGCTCTGCGGCGCGCTGGCAGCCGGGCTGACCGCCTGTCGGCGGGCGGACTGGCGCCGGTGGGCGCTTGCCGGGCTGTTGCTCGGCCTCGCCGGCAGCACCAAGCTGTCCTACGGCCCGCCGCTCGTCGTCGCAGGGCTGTTTCTCTGCTGGCAGGCGCTGCGGGGCCGCATGAGCGCTGCTGCGATCCCCGCGTTCGCGATCGGCGGAGCCATCGGCCTATCGCCGCTGCTTGCCGGCTTCCTCGCGCAGCCTGAGGCCTTCCTCTACGGCACGCTCGAATTCGGCGCGGAGGCACCGTTCGACTGGTATCGCGCCAACGGCCTCGATCACCGGCTGGGACCGATCGGCAAACTGCTCGATCTACTGCGCTACGCAGCGCTCGGCCCGATGCTGGTGGCGCTTCTCGCGCTCATCCTCTTCGCCTTCGATAGGCGTCGCAGCGATGCGGGCGATCCGCGTCGGTCCTGGCTGTGCTGGATGCTCGCCGCGGGCCTGATCGCCGCCGCACTGCCCACCCCGACGCAGCGGCAATATCTGCTGCCCGTGCTGCCGCCGCTGTTCGTTTTGCTCGGCCTCGCGATCGAAGCACGTTGGCAGTCCCGGCCGCGAATCCGGCAAACGGTGCTGATATTGCTCGGCCTGTCCTTCGGCAGCGGGCTGGTTGCGGACGGCGTGATTCTCGCGCGTGGCCAGCCGACTGCGATCGCCATCGACCGCCACGCGCGCTGGATCGGCAAGACGCTGGCCGGGAACGACGGCACGCTCTTCACCCTCTCGCCCGAACATGCCATCGCCAGCGGCAGACCGATCGACCCGCTGTCCGCTACCGGCCCGTTCGTTCTGCGCAGCGGAACCACCATCGATCGCGCACGGGCGATGGCTCTTTCGGTGCCGACCCCGGAGACGCTGCCGCTGCTGCTCGACCGTTGCCCGCCCGCCGCGATCCTGACCGGCTATGAGCGCGGCAGCCGCCGCTTCCGCATCGCACCCGACGAGATCGTCGACCGTTATGCGCGGGCGCGGGGCTATCGCCCCCTGCCCGTGCCCGACGGCCAAGGCACATTGTTCGTGCGCGCCGGGCCGCGACCGGTCCGATGCTGA
- a CDS encoding PepSY domain-containing protein — MLRCLLAVACALLIPAAAHAADRLVGLTAAIITAERQMAGRAIDGELETRSGKLVYEIELVRTDTLHQILIDARTGQIIAVSRPRLLGIYRRWLDGGRMKQAARVRPLGPMLQQVERQPGRVVHDATLKVDDGRPIYEVEVETPTGVVEVTFDALTGQRLTVALDDDDD; from the coding sequence TTGCTGAGATGCCTTCTTGCGGTGGCGTGCGCGCTGCTGATTCCTGCCGCCGCCCATGCCGCCGATCGTCTGGTGGGGCTGACCGCAGCGATCATCACCGCCGAGCGCCAGATGGCTGGCCGCGCGATCGATGGCGAGCTGGAAACCCGCTCCGGCAAACTGGTCTACGAGATCGAGCTGGTCCGCACCGACACGCTGCACCAGATCCTGATCGATGCCCGCACCGGCCAGATCATCGCCGTCTCCAGACCCCGGCTGCTCGGCATCTACCGCCGCTGGCTGGACGGCGGCCGGATGAAGCAGGCAGCGCGGGTTCGCCCACTGGGCCCCATGCTCCAGCAAGTCGAACGCCAGCCGGGCCGCGTCGTGCACGATGCGACGCTGAAGGTGGACGATGGCCGGCCGATCTATGAGGTGGAGGTGGAGACGCCCACCGGCGTCGTCGAGGTCACGTTCGATGCGTTGACCGGCCAGCGCCTAACGGTAGCGCTCGACGACGATGACGACTAG